One window from the genome of Synechococcus sp. PROS-7-1 encodes:
- a CDS encoding SulP family inorganic anion transporter — MATGPGALRLEPLIGNPSKELLSGLVVAFAMIPEAIAFSGIAGVDPQVGLFGAFCLSITIAFVGGRSAMITSATGSTALLMTGLVATGEARGPGLGLTYLLVAGVVTGILQILWGWMRLAYQMRFVPLAVLSGFVNALALLIFQAQLPQLGINLHFGETKAAGHAHEVMFSGVQLPIIWGLVLLGLVIIYGLPRLTRVLPSQLVAIVVLTVISMVFNLADNFGIPTVSSLGDLPTGLPMPSWPFGSPENMKVPFSLETLGIVLPTALAISLVGLMETFLTQDILDDRTDSNSNKNVEARGQGLANIVSSLFGGMAGCALVGQSVMNIDNGGRTRLSTLFSGVSLLAMILLARPWLQQIPMAALVAVMISIAVSTADVAGLRRIRSIPKSDTAVMLMTFAVTMLTTPHNLALGVLAGVALAGILFSRKVAKVIRVEPVDVAPDLRRYVVTGQLFFVSKIYFLQGFDVHDHPAKIIIDMSSAHIWDQSGAGALNQLVRKLKKGGSEVELVGLNTESLDLFERIGSQPEGSHG, encoded by the coding sequence ATGGCAACCGGACCCGGGGCGCTGCGGTTGGAGCCCCTCATCGGTAACCCCAGCAAGGAGCTTCTTTCCGGCTTGGTGGTGGCCTTCGCCATGATTCCCGAGGCCATTGCCTTTTCAGGAATTGCGGGCGTTGACCCCCAGGTGGGTTTATTTGGAGCCTTCTGCCTGTCGATCACCATCGCCTTCGTGGGTGGACGGTCGGCAATGATCACCTCCGCCACGGGCTCCACGGCTTTATTGATGACGGGGCTTGTGGCCACCGGTGAAGCCCGTGGACCTGGCCTTGGCCTGACTTATCTCCTGGTGGCCGGCGTTGTGACCGGCATCCTGCAGATTCTCTGGGGGTGGATGCGACTCGCTTATCAGATGCGCTTCGTGCCGCTAGCAGTGTTGAGCGGCTTCGTTAATGCTCTGGCCCTGCTGATTTTTCAAGCGCAGTTACCCCAACTAGGGATCAATCTCCATTTCGGAGAAACCAAAGCTGCTGGTCACGCCCATGAGGTGATGTTCAGCGGAGTGCAGCTGCCGATCATATGGGGACTTGTTTTGCTGGGGCTTGTGATCATCTACGGGCTGCCGCGTCTGACGCGGGTGTTGCCGTCTCAGCTGGTGGCGATTGTCGTGCTGACGGTCATCTCCATGGTCTTCAACCTGGCGGACAACTTCGGAATTCCCACAGTGAGCAGCCTTGGTGATCTGCCAACCGGACTTCCGATGCCGAGCTGGCCCTTCGGTTCACCAGAGAACATGAAAGTGCCCTTCAGCCTGGAAACCCTCGGAATCGTGTTGCCAACAGCCCTGGCCATTTCCCTGGTGGGACTGATGGAAACATTCCTGACGCAAGACATTCTCGACGACCGCACCGACAGCAACTCCAACAAGAATGTGGAAGCACGGGGGCAAGGCCTCGCCAACATTGTGTCGTCTTTGTTTGGCGGTATGGCGGGGTGCGCGCTGGTTGGCCAATCCGTGATGAATATCGATAACGGGGGCCGTACGCGCCTTTCCACGCTGTTCTCAGGCGTGAGCCTGCTAGCCATGATCCTGCTTGCCAGACCTTGGCTTCAGCAGATTCCCATGGCTGCACTGGTTGCTGTGATGATCAGCATCGCTGTCAGCACTGCGGATGTGGCTGGACTGCGAAGGATCCGCTCCATTCCGAAGAGCGATACAGCAGTGATGTTGATGACCTTTGCCGTCACCATGCTGACCACCCCCCACAATCTGGCGCTGGGTGTCTTAGCAGGAGTGGCGCTGGCCGGAATCCTGTTCAGCAGGAAGGTTGCGAAGGTTATTCGTGTTGAGCCAGTGGATGTTGCTCCAGATCTGCGTCGTTATGTCGTGACTGGCCAACTGTTTTTCGTGAGCAAGATTTATTTCCTCCAGGGCTTTGATGTCCATGATCACCCAGCAAAAATCATCATTGACATGTCTTCAGCTCACATCTGGGATCAAAGTGGTGCGGGAGCACTCAATCAGTTGGTCAGGAAACTGAAAAAGGGTGGATCAGAGGTTGAACTGGTCGGTCTCAACACCGAAAGCCTCGATCTGTTTGAGCGTATCGGCTCTCAGCCTGAAGGTTCTCACGGCTGA
- a CDS encoding FAD-binding oxidoreductase → MNALAKDARSKGRLILGPELLAAVLAHPLHPTPLLVSSGATSSRCAGDGLWTLDLRPRYQELRYQGESSQVTIGTGLTMAEVLEGLRPHRRALPIGLSGLPGSGFLLTGGMGPLSRSQGLAMDHIQRIEGVWGNGERFNIHRDDVIGDERAVDYWRGLLGAAPFLAVVTGLELSTHPIKPLAVQQTRIAVEALPHWIRLAEQWPSSASLQWSWGDHVEIYAVQCVSDGCTPDLLPACAGDAAELFADQLSLPAFGRLTSDRQPLPSHCEVLGRLGQRWGEEAELVVDHLRELMMRRPHPSCRISAQQLGGETGSVEPASTSFIHRDAVWKPWITAAWTPGDRAGRQRSLDWMERVSEALMALNPGVHLAQLHDHLPCHDQELEDAFGSWLPSLKQLKAELDPDQRLCRL, encoded by the coding sequence ATGAATGCTTTGGCGAAGGATGCACGATCGAAAGGACGGCTCATTCTTGGCCCTGAGCTCTTGGCCGCTGTTTTGGCTCACCCTCTGCACCCAACCCCATTGTTGGTGAGCTCTGGTGCAACGAGCAGTCGTTGTGCCGGTGATGGCCTTTGGACGCTCGATCTTAGACCGCGTTACCAGGAGCTTCGTTATCAGGGGGAGTCTTCTCAGGTCACGATCGGCACCGGACTCACCATGGCTGAAGTGCTCGAAGGCCTGCGTCCCCATCGACGCGCTCTGCCGATTGGGCTGTCGGGATTGCCTGGATCTGGATTTCTTCTCACCGGCGGTATGGGGCCGCTGAGTCGCTCCCAAGGTTTGGCCATGGACCATATCCAGCGGATCGAGGGGGTGTGGGGCAACGGTGAACGGTTCAATATCCACCGAGATGACGTCATCGGTGATGAGCGGGCTGTCGACTACTGGCGAGGCCTTCTGGGCGCCGCTCCTTTTCTGGCTGTCGTGACAGGCCTGGAGCTAAGTACACACCCCATCAAGCCCCTGGCCGTTCAGCAGACGCGCATCGCTGTTGAGGCATTGCCCCATTGGATCCGTTTGGCGGAGCAGTGGCCTTCTTCCGCGAGTCTCCAATGGTCATGGGGTGATCACGTCGAGATCTATGCCGTGCAATGTGTTTCCGATGGCTGCACACCAGATCTGCTTCCGGCTTGTGCAGGTGACGCCGCTGAGCTTTTTGCTGATCAGCTGTCACTTCCTGCTTTCGGCCGGCTCACGAGTGACCGCCAACCATTGCCGTCCCACTGTGAGGTGCTCGGCAGGCTTGGGCAGAGATGGGGGGAGGAGGCTGAGTTAGTGGTCGATCATCTTCGTGAGTTGATGATGCGCAGGCCGCATCCGTCCTGCCGAATCAGTGCTCAGCAATTGGGTGGGGAAACAGGCTCTGTTGAGCCCGCTTCGACATCCTTTATCCATCGCGATGCGGTGTGGAAACCCTGGATCACTGCGGCCTGGACACCTGGGGACCGTGCTGGACGGCAGCGTTCCCTGGATTGGATGGAGCGTGTGAGCGAGGCGTTGATGGCGCTGAACCCAGGGGTGCATCTCGCTCAACTTCATGACCATCTTCCCTGTCATGACCAGGAATTGGAAGATGCCTTTGGATCCTGGTTGCCATCACTCAAGCAATTGAAGGCCGAGCTTGATCCCGATCAACGTCTGTGCCGGCTTTGA
- a CDS encoding sirohydrochlorin chelatase, translating into MTLALDALSDQKHGVLICGHGSRNRLAVEEFEGLAHGLKARLPDLPVEYGFLEFAQPILREALDRLRAQGVEKVLAIPAMLFAAGHAKNDIPSVLNTYSAETGLDIDYGRELGVDRLMIAAAGARIREALMAADPCPAEDTLLVVVGRGSSDPDANSNVSKVTRMLVEGFGFGWGETVYSGVTFPLVDPGLRHVVKLGFKRIVVFPYFLFSGVLVSRIRQHTLGVAEDHPNIEFLDAPYLGDHSFVLDTFLERVSEVLGGEAAMNCSLCKYRAQVLGFEQEVGLEQASHHHHVEGLTEACNLCERECTGACQPDGVPIPLGGNQHHSHDHSHDHDHDHGHGHHHPYPHADHPLGPNTLRSSSSQVDTSEPES; encoded by the coding sequence GTGACCCTGGCGCTCGATGCTCTTTCTGATCAGAAACATGGTGTTCTGATCTGCGGTCATGGGAGCCGGAACCGTTTGGCGGTTGAGGAATTCGAAGGCCTCGCCCATGGATTAAAGGCCAGGCTTCCTGACCTTCCTGTGGAGTATGGCTTTCTTGAATTTGCTCAGCCCATTCTCCGTGAGGCACTCGATCGCCTCCGAGCCCAGGGAGTTGAGAAGGTTCTGGCCATCCCGGCGATGCTATTTGCCGCCGGGCATGCCAAGAACGACATTCCATCGGTCCTCAATACCTACAGCGCTGAAACGGGTCTGGACATCGATTACGGACGGGAACTGGGCGTTGATCGCTTAATGATTGCTGCAGCAGGAGCACGCATCCGTGAGGCACTCATGGCTGCGGATCCCTGCCCGGCTGAGGACACCCTGCTGGTCGTCGTAGGGCGTGGATCATCGGATCCCGATGCCAACTCGAACGTGTCCAAAGTGACCCGCATGCTGGTGGAAGGCTTCGGCTTCGGCTGGGGTGAAACGGTGTACTCAGGCGTCACGTTTCCCTTGGTGGATCCGGGGCTGCGGCACGTTGTGAAGCTGGGATTCAAACGAATCGTCGTCTTTCCTTATTTCCTGTTTTCGGGAGTGTTGGTGAGCCGAATCAGACAACACACCCTTGGCGTTGCTGAAGATCATCCCAACATCGAATTCCTTGATGCCCCCTATCTCGGAGATCACAGCTTCGTGCTGGACACGTTCCTCGAGAGAGTGAGCGAGGTGCTGGGGGGAGAAGCGGCCATGAACTGCTCACTGTGCAAGTACAGAGCCCAGGTTCTGGGGTTCGAGCAGGAAGTGGGCCTCGAGCAAGCCAGTCACCACCATCATGTGGAGGGCCTCACTGAGGCCTGCAACCTCTGCGAGAGGGAGTGCACTGGCGCTTGCCAGCCCGACGGAGTGCCGATTCCACTTGGGGGCAACCAACACCACAGCCATGACCACAGCCATGACCATGACCATGACCATGGTCATGGACACCACCATCCCTACCCCCATGCAGATCACCCCCTCGGGCCCAACACGTTGAGAAGCTCCTCGTCACAGGTAGACACATCTGAGCCAGAAAGCTGA
- a CDS encoding DUF2811 domain-containing protein, whose translation MDRNHLERCINAQTPTSEAESPFVSLEAEIPEVLYEGMKSFIGSNPSWDQYQVMSSALAQFLFQNGCAERAVTQRYLDDLFSRSRLQA comes from the coding sequence ATGGATCGAAATCATCTTGAACGCTGCATCAATGCACAAACACCCACCAGCGAAGCGGAGTCGCCCTTTGTGAGTCTTGAAGCGGAGATTCCTGAAGTGCTCTACGAAGGCATGAAAAGCTTCATCGGCTCCAATCCCTCTTGGGATCAATACCAGGTGATGAGTTCTGCGCTGGCCCAGTTCCTCTTCCAGAACGGCTGCGCCGAGAGGGCTGTGACGCAGCGCTACCTTGATGACCTCTTCAGCCGCAGTCGCTTGCAGGCCTGA
- a CDS encoding GMC oxidoreductase translates to MPHQPFDAIVIGSGATGGVAAMTLAEAGVRVLVVEAGPDQTPEQAFGSEPANSLRRAEGLLSGRHRRQSQHPGYWKQNPALYADEYQYPYITPTDQPFLWTQGRQVGGRSLTWGGITLRLSDYDFKAADADGYGQSWPIGHDDLDPHYSALERFFQVRGNQDGLQHLPDGVLAPALPLLPEEESFRTALLKHRGVSLIHSRGFSARLPGSQSSWPKSSSNGSTLLHARASGRVELLSGFMAVNLVMHSGQDKAKAVVVVDRSSGEQRLLEADLIVLCASTIASLRLLLQSEQRHDSRGFRDSSGLLGQGLMDHVSSCRFFSVPSLTGRTPMQEQDPSSLLSGAGSFFLPFGNDPAQCNGRSFLRGYGLWGAINRFDPPWWLKRQPDQRLGFLIGHGEVLASEANRVTLSDRCDSLGVPMPMISCRWGANEKAMVTHMQDTIRDCIDIAGGTPASLADLLHLPFVEPVVRGAIAVQEDAPPPGYYIHEVGGAPMGLSEETSVVDSCNRLWRCRNVLVVDGACWPSSGWQSPTLTMMAITRRACLEALRPASDCG, encoded by the coding sequence ATGCCGCACCAACCCTTCGATGCCATCGTGATTGGTTCCGGAGCCACTGGAGGTGTGGCTGCGATGACCCTTGCCGAAGCAGGAGTGCGCGTGCTGGTTGTCGAAGCAGGCCCTGATCAAACTCCTGAGCAAGCATTCGGGTCAGAACCGGCGAACAGTCTGCGGCGTGCTGAGGGTCTGCTGAGTGGTCGGCATCGACGGCAATCCCAGCATCCCGGTTACTGGAAGCAGAATCCTGCTTTGTATGCCGACGAATATCAATATCCCTACATCACACCAACGGACCAACCATTTCTTTGGACCCAGGGCCGTCAGGTGGGAGGTCGCAGCCTGACCTGGGGAGGTATCACGCTGCGTCTTTCGGACTACGACTTCAAGGCTGCTGATGCCGATGGCTACGGGCAAAGCTGGCCGATTGGTCACGACGATCTGGACCCGCACTACAGCGCTCTTGAGCGCTTTTTTCAGGTGAGAGGTAATCAAGATGGTCTTCAGCATCTTCCTGATGGCGTGTTGGCTCCGGCACTGCCTTTGCTCCCTGAGGAAGAGAGCTTCCGCACCGCCTTGCTGAAACATCGGGGCGTTTCCTTAATTCACTCCCGGGGTTTCTCTGCACGCCTTCCTGGCTCCCAATCGTCTTGGCCCAAGTCGAGCAGCAACGGATCGACGTTGCTCCATGCCAGGGCCTCGGGCCGGGTGGAGCTGCTCAGCGGCTTCATGGCCGTGAATTTGGTGATGCATTCCGGTCAGGACAAAGCCAAGGCCGTCGTTGTGGTGGATCGCTCAAGCGGTGAGCAGCGTCTTCTTGAAGCCGATCTGATTGTGCTGTGCGCTTCAACCATCGCCAGCCTTCGGTTGCTTCTGCAATCGGAGCAAAGGCACGACTCCCGCGGTTTCCGCGATTCATCCGGTTTGCTGGGTCAAGGCCTCATGGATCACGTGTCCAGTTGCCGCTTTTTCTCAGTGCCATCGCTAACCGGCAGGACGCCCATGCAGGAGCAGGATCCATCCAGCCTGCTCTCGGGTGCAGGAAGCTTTTTCCTCCCTTTTGGGAATGATCCTGCCCAGTGCAACGGGCGTTCGTTCCTACGGGGCTATGGGCTCTGGGGTGCGATCAATCGCTTTGATCCTCCTTGGTGGCTCAAGCGCCAACCGGATCAACGCCTCGGCTTTTTGATTGGCCATGGAGAGGTCTTGGCCTCTGAGGCCAATCGCGTCACCCTCTCGGATCGCTGTGATTCGCTCGGAGTGCCGATGCCCATGATCAGCTGCCGCTGGGGGGCCAATGAAAAGGCGATGGTGACACACATGCAAGACACCATTCGAGACTGCATCGACATTGCTGGTGGTACTCCAGCTTCACTCGCTGATTTGTTGCATCTTCCTTTCGTTGAACCCGTCGTTCGCGGAGCGATTGCTGTTCAAGAGGATGCCCCGCCTCCGGGGTATTACATCCATGAAGTGGGAGGGGCTCCCATGGGCCTCAGTGAAGAAACGAGCGTTGTCGACTCTTGCAATCGTTTGTGGCGCTGCCGGAATGTGCTGGTGGTGGATGGTGCCTGCTGGCCCTCATCTGGATGGCAAAGCCCAACACTCACGATGATGGCCATCACCCGTCGTGCCTGCCTGGAGGCTCTCAGGCCTGCAAGCGACTGCGGCTGA
- a CDS encoding asparaginase has protein sequence MSLPSGYRGSARPTAVPPLEVQLRRGASVESSHRVHVVVCDSRGRVLMRAGEPDHETFVRSALKPFQALPLLSSGASEAYSCGERGIAISCASHAGTPSHAREAFRLLWNAELESDHLQCPIPAGARSPLEHNCSGKHAGFLITAKKMGWPLDSYLRGDHPVQQEVNRRVAELLGLPAEELVAERDDCGAPTLRLQLAQIGLLYAHLGASTHAEMEQISRAMLAHPELVAGEGRFDTELMRRSHNQVISKGGAEGIQCLSRTGDGLGVAIKVVDGARRAKQAVALHVLRQLDWLTPSGLQELEEQLLLPNPGVHLVVEGELRS, from the coding sequence ATGTCGCTTCCATCTGGATACAGAGGTTCAGCGCGACCCACAGCGGTGCCGCCCTTGGAAGTGCAGCTGAGACGAGGCGCATCGGTTGAATCCAGCCATCGGGTTCATGTGGTGGTCTGCGATAGCCGCGGCCGTGTGTTGATGCGAGCCGGAGAGCCAGATCACGAAACGTTTGTGCGCTCGGCGCTCAAACCCTTTCAGGCGTTGCCCTTGTTGAGCAGTGGAGCATCGGAGGCTTACAGCTGCGGAGAGCGGGGCATTGCCATCAGCTGTGCCTCCCATGCCGGCACTCCGTCCCATGCTCGGGAGGCGTTCCGACTGTTGTGGAATGCCGAGTTGGAAAGCGATCATCTCCAATGCCCCATTCCTGCTGGGGCTCGCAGTCCTCTTGAACACAATTGTTCGGGCAAACATGCCGGGTTTTTAATCACAGCCAAGAAGATGGGCTGGCCTCTCGACTCTTACTTGCGTGGAGACCATCCCGTTCAGCAGGAGGTGAATCGTCGCGTCGCAGAGCTGCTCGGTCTGCCTGCGGAGGAGCTCGTGGCCGAACGGGACGACTGCGGAGCCCCCACCCTCAGACTTCAGTTGGCCCAAATCGGCCTCCTCTATGCCCACCTTGGTGCCTCAACCCACGCTGAGATGGAGCAAATTAGCCGCGCCATGCTGGCTCACCCCGAGCTTGTGGCTGGGGAAGGACGGTTTGACACCGAGCTGATGCGGCGCTCCCACAATCAGGTCATCAGCAAGGGAGGTGCCGAGGGAATTCAATGCCTTAGTCGAACTGGGGACGGCCTCGGAGTCGCGATCAAGGTTGTGGATGGTGCGCGTCGCGCCAAGCAGGCCGTTGCTTTGCATGTGTTGCGCCAGTTGGATTGGCTCACTCCAAGCGGTCTTCAGGAGCTGGAGGAGCAACTGTTGCTTCCCAATCCTGGCGTTCACCTCGTGGTGGAAGGAGAGCTGCGTTCATAA
- a CDS encoding CGLD27 family protein, which produces MVSSVSCPVPPEQRPQEEFVELSRSWFFTWPCQSQIDLDRALLISWLLISPVSVLVASGSWTLRHDPVRLCLAGGVAALVLPMLLLVRQWLGWSYVHKRLLSEQVEYEESGWYDGQVWEKPLAWRERDLLLAQHEVRPILGRLGRAMALVTGLMLGGASICQAL; this is translated from the coding sequence ATGGTCTCCAGCGTGTCCTGCCCTGTTCCGCCTGAGCAGCGTCCCCAGGAGGAGTTCGTTGAACTGAGCCGTTCTTGGTTTTTTACGTGGCCATGCCAGTCACAGATTGATCTCGATCGGGCTCTTCTGATCAGCTGGCTTCTCATTTCACCGGTCAGTGTTCTTGTGGCCAGTGGAAGCTGGACTCTTCGGCACGACCCAGTGCGACTGTGTTTAGCAGGAGGTGTTGCTGCACTCGTGCTGCCGATGTTGCTCCTGGTGCGCCAATGGCTTGGGTGGAGCTATGTGCACAAACGACTGCTTTCAGAGCAGGTTGAATATGAAGAGTCAGGCTGGTACGACGGCCAGGTTTGGGAAAAGCCACTGGCCTGGCGTGAGCGTGATCTCTTGCTCGCTCAACACGAAGTCCGCCCGATTCTCGGCCGCCTTGGTCGTGCGATGGCGCTCGTCACTGGCTTGATGCTCGGTGGTGCGAGCATCTGTCAAGCTCTCTGA
- the rsfS gene encoding ribosome silencing factor, with protein sequence MDSEQLAELAAEACDDRKAVDIQLIRVDEVSSLADWMVIAGGQSDVQVRAIARSVEDRLEEEVQRLPLRKEGINEGRWALLDYGELIVHVLQPGERSYYDLEAFWSHGQRRPHLASKTTED encoded by the coding sequence ATGGATAGTGAGCAGCTGGCTGAATTGGCCGCTGAAGCCTGTGACGACCGCAAGGCTGTGGATATCCAGCTCATACGCGTGGATGAAGTCTCAAGTCTGGCCGACTGGATGGTGATCGCCGGAGGGCAGAGCGATGTGCAGGTTCGCGCGATCGCCCGTTCCGTCGAAGACCGGTTGGAAGAGGAGGTTCAGCGCCTACCTCTACGCAAGGAAGGAATCAACGAAGGACGATGGGCCCTCTTGGATTACGGGGAACTGATCGTTCATGTGCTTCAGCCTGGTGAGCGCAGTTATTACGACCTTGAAGCGTTCTGGAGCCACGGCCAGCGTCGACCCCATCTAGCCTCAAAAACCACCGAGGACTGA
- a CDS encoding DUF3318 domain-containing protein: protein MSELQRLKGLLPPEMQSWVFVEAAAAVDPALITLEEIGRDEVEIQVDLDAWDSLALDYRNLLFWHEVGRIQNDTIPRDGWEMAALAIGLGGAIGELWVQDGLLLIMALGLSGFAGYRLYLKNNAEKRLRDAIAADERAIDLACRFGYSVPNAYKSLGGALKDLVEKTRKKKKRGFYEDRLEALRKSAGKARAEMAQQQGSRQSVTSENVYG, encoded by the coding sequence ATGAGCGAACTCCAGCGCCTGAAGGGGCTGCTGCCCCCCGAAATGCAGAGCTGGGTGTTCGTTGAGGCCGCAGCAGCAGTTGATCCTGCTCTGATCACCCTGGAGGAAATCGGTCGCGACGAAGTGGAGATTCAGGTTGACCTTGATGCCTGGGACAGCCTGGCTCTGGATTACCGCAACTTGCTCTTCTGGCATGAGGTTGGGCGGATTCAGAACGACACCATCCCGCGAGACGGTTGGGAGATGGCCGCACTAGCTATCGGTCTTGGAGGTGCCATCGGAGAGCTCTGGGTTCAGGACGGGCTGCTGCTGATCATGGCCTTGGGGCTCTCCGGGTTTGCGGGGTACCGGCTCTATCTCAAAAACAACGCCGAGAAGCGTTTGCGGGATGCCATCGCTGCTGATGAGCGTGCGATTGATCTCGCCTGCCGCTTCGGTTACAGCGTCCCGAATGCTTACAAGAGCCTTGGCGGTGCCCTCAAGGACCTCGTTGAGAAGACCAGAAAGAAGAAGAAGAGGGGGTTTTACGAGGATCGTCTGGAGGCTCTGCGCAAGAGTGCTGGTAAGGCCCGAGCTGAAATGGCTCAGCAACAGGGGTCCCGTCAATCCGTCACCAGTGAGAACGTCTATGGATAG